Proteins from one Planctomyces sp. SH-PL62 genomic window:
- a CDS encoding bifunctional acetate--CoA ligase family protein/GNAT family N-acetyltransferase, giving the protein MNRLYGARVSEEGAAGRPLDAIFAPKTVAVVGATEKVGSPGRAVLWNLISNPFGATVFPINPNRRNVLGIKAYKDVASVPDPVDLAIVVTPAATVPGVISECVAARVKGAVVISAGFREAGPEGLRLEHEILERARRGRMRVIGPNCLGVMRPHTGMNATFAHRSARPGSVGYISQSGALDMAVLDWSRKENVGFSAFISVGSMLDVGWGDLIDYLGDDPRTKSIVIYMESIGDARAFLSASREVALTKPIIVLKAGRSDAAARVAATHTGALAGSDEVLEAAFRRVGVLRVDSIADVFDMADVLSKQPRPRGPRLAIVTNAGGPGVLATDALVEHGGALAEPSADALRDLDLFLPRGWSRDNPVDVLGDADAERFGKAVEVLAGDDAVDGLLTILTPQTATDPTAVAGRLKKHARVLGKPILACWMGGESIEEGTSILNEAGIPTYPHPDAAARVFALMWRSSYNLQGLYETPTMPAEDSAAGSPRERAEALLAAVRREGRTILTEAESKRLLTIYEIPTVPTTVVQTPEEAAVAAEGFGWPVAVKLNSTTITHKSDVGGVRLNLYDADAVRAAFRSIERSVEAHVGNGHFQGVGVQPMVQPEAGVEVLLGSSLDPEFGPVILFGSGGRHVEVVGDRALGLPPLNTTLARRMMEQTRVFAALKGVRGQPSVDMAALERLLVRFSDLVVELPWIKEIDVNPLFASPDRLIVLDARVIIHGPLIHAEDLPRPAIRPYPSQYTFPWTSKKGEALTIRPIRPEDEPMLVKFHATLSERSVSFRYFHAMKYSTRVAHERLTRICFIDYDREMALVADFKDPETGERKILGVGRLSKIRETDEAEFALLVSDQFQGRGLGSELLRRILQVGRDEHVSRVTGDILPENVEMLRVCEKVGFTLTRDLEDAVVRAEMEL; this is encoded by the coding sequence CTTCGCGCCGAAGACGGTGGCGGTGGTCGGGGCGACGGAGAAGGTGGGGAGTCCGGGGCGGGCGGTGCTCTGGAACCTGATCAGCAACCCGTTCGGCGCGACGGTCTTCCCCATCAACCCGAACCGGCGGAACGTGCTGGGGATCAAGGCGTACAAGGACGTGGCGTCGGTCCCCGACCCGGTCGACCTGGCGATCGTGGTGACGCCCGCCGCGACGGTCCCGGGGGTGATCTCCGAATGCGTGGCGGCCCGGGTGAAGGGGGCCGTGGTGATCTCGGCCGGCTTCCGCGAGGCCGGGCCGGAGGGGCTCCGGCTGGAGCACGAGATCCTGGAGCGGGCGCGGCGGGGGCGGATGCGGGTGATCGGGCCGAATTGCCTGGGGGTGATGCGGCCCCACACCGGCATGAACGCCACGTTCGCGCACCGTTCGGCGCGGCCGGGGAGCGTCGGCTATATCAGCCAAAGCGGCGCGCTCGACATGGCGGTGCTCGACTGGAGCCGCAAGGAGAACGTCGGCTTCAGCGCGTTCATCTCGGTCGGCTCGATGCTCGACGTCGGCTGGGGCGACCTGATCGACTACCTGGGGGACGACCCGCGCACCAAGAGCATCGTCATCTACATGGAGTCGATCGGCGACGCGCGGGCGTTCCTGTCGGCCTCGCGCGAGGTGGCCCTGACCAAGCCGATCATCGTCCTGAAGGCCGGGCGGAGCGACGCCGCGGCGCGGGTGGCGGCGACCCACACCGGGGCGCTCGCCGGCAGCGACGAGGTGCTGGAAGCCGCCTTCCGCCGGGTGGGCGTGCTCCGGGTCGATTCGATCGCCGACGTGTTCGACATGGCCGACGTCCTCTCCAAGCAGCCCCGCCCGCGCGGGCCGAGGCTGGCGATCGTCACCAACGCCGGCGGGCCGGGCGTGCTGGCGACCGACGCGCTGGTCGAGCACGGCGGCGCGTTGGCCGAGCCGTCGGCCGACGCCCTGCGCGACCTGGACCTGTTCCTCCCCCGGGGCTGGAGCCGCGACAATCCGGTCGACGTCCTGGGCGACGCCGACGCCGAACGGTTCGGCAAGGCGGTGGAGGTCCTCGCCGGGGACGACGCCGTCGACGGCCTCCTGACGATCCTCACCCCCCAGACCGCCACCGACCCCACCGCCGTCGCCGGCCGGCTGAAGAAGCACGCCAGGGTCCTGGGCAAACCCATCCTCGCCTGCTGGATGGGGGGCGAATCGATCGAGGAGGGGACCAGCATCCTCAACGAGGCCGGCATCCCCACCTACCCCCACCCCGACGCCGCCGCCCGCGTCTTCGCCCTCATGTGGCGGTCGTCCTACAACCTCCAGGGCCTCTACGAGACCCCGACCATGCCCGCCGAGGACAGCGCCGCGGGCTCCCCCCGCGAGCGGGCCGAGGCCCTGCTGGCGGCCGTCCGGCGCGAGGGTCGGACGATCCTCACCGAGGCCGAATCCAAGCGACTGCTGACCATCTACGAGATCCCGACCGTCCCCACCACGGTCGTCCAGACGCCCGAGGAGGCGGCGGTCGCGGCCGAGGGGTTCGGCTGGCCGGTCGCGGTGAAGCTCAACTCGACCACGATCACCCACAAGAGCGACGTCGGCGGCGTCCGGCTCAACCTCTACGACGCCGACGCCGTTCGCGCCGCCTTCCGCTCCATCGAACGGTCGGTCGAGGCCCACGTCGGGAACGGGCACTTCCAGGGCGTCGGCGTCCAGCCCATGGTCCAGCCCGAGGCCGGCGTGGAGGTCCTCCTGGGGAGCAGCCTCGACCCCGAGTTCGGCCCGGTCATCCTCTTCGGCTCGGGGGGCCGCCACGTCGAGGTCGTCGGCGACCGCGCGCTGGGGCTGCCGCCGCTCAACACGACCCTCGCCCGCCGGATGATGGAGCAGACCCGCGTCTTCGCCGCGCTCAAGGGCGTGCGCGGCCAGCCCTCGGTCGACATGGCCGCCCTGGAGCGGCTCCTGGTGCGGTTCAGCGACCTGGTCGTCGAACTCCCCTGGATCAAGGAGATCGACGTCAACCCGCTCTTCGCCTCGCCCGACCGGCTGATCGTCCTGGACGCCCGCGTGATCATCCACGGCCCCCTGATCCACGCCGAGGACCTCCCGCGACCGGCGATCCGGCCCTATCCCTCCCAGTACACGTTCCCCTGGACGTCGAAGAAGGGGGAGGCGCTGACGATCCGGCCGATCCGCCCGGAGGACGAGCCGATGCTGGTGAAGTTCCACGCCACGCTCTCGGAGCGCAGCGTCTCATTCCGCTACTTCCACGCGATGAAGTACAGCACCCGCGTCGCCCACGAGCGGCTGACCCGCATCTGCTTCATCGACTACGACCGCGAGATGGCCCTCGTAGCCGACTTCAAGGACCCGGAGACCGGCGAGCGGAAGATCCTGGGCGTCGGCCGCCTGAGCAAGATCCGCGAGACCGACGAGGCCGAATTCGCCCTCCTCGTCAGCGACCAGTTCCAGGGCCGCGGCCTGGGGAGCGAACTCCTCCGGCGCATCTTGCAGGTCGGCCGCGACGAGCACGTCTCGCGCGTGACCGGCGACATCCTCCCCGAGAACGTCGAGATGCTCCGCGTCTGCGAGAAGGTCGGCTTCACCCTCACCCGCGACCTCGAAGACGCCGTCGTCCGCGCGGAGATGGAGCTGTGA
- a CDS encoding alpha/beta hydrolase: MRRFWIVLLALPLTMSDASAQTRPRRPPIELGPDDKPAFPAAPEGFDVRRDDVPRGKIETVEYDSSTVGVRRKMRVYTPPGYDDQAPYPVLYLLHGIGGDEEEWERGGKVDVVLDNLIADKLATPLIVVMPNGRAQPNDRAEGDVFRHAKSFETFEGDLLKDVIPFVEKTYAVRKDREGRALAGLSMGGGQALNFGLGHPETFAWVGGFSSAPNTRPPEKLLSDPEGAAKLKLLWISCGDKDGLINISQRTHAYLKEKGIPHVWHVEPGGHDFDVWKDDLYHFAQRLFR; the protein is encoded by the coding sequence ATGCGACGCTTCTGGATCGTGCTCCTTGCGCTGCCGCTCACCATGTCGGACGCCTCGGCGCAAACCCGCCCTCGCCGACCCCCGATCGAACTCGGGCCCGACGACAAGCCCGCCTTCCCGGCCGCCCCGGAGGGCTTCGACGTCCGCCGCGACGACGTCCCCCGGGGGAAGATCGAGACGGTCGAGTACGACTCCTCGACCGTGGGCGTGAGGCGGAAGATGCGGGTCTACACCCCGCCGGGCTACGACGACCAGGCCCCGTATCCGGTCCTCTACCTGCTGCACGGCATCGGCGGGGACGAGGAGGAATGGGAGCGGGGCGGGAAGGTGGACGTCGTCCTGGACAACCTGATCGCCGACAAGCTGGCGACGCCCCTGATCGTCGTCATGCCCAACGGCCGGGCCCAGCCCAACGACCGCGCGGAGGGGGACGTCTTCCGCCACGCCAAGTCCTTCGAGACGTTCGAGGGGGACCTCCTCAAGGACGTGATCCCGTTCGTCGAGAAGACCTACGCCGTGAGGAAGGACCGCGAGGGACGGGCCCTCGCCGGGCTCTCGATGGGGGGCGGCCAGGCGCTCAACTTCGGGCTCGGCCATCCCGAGACGTTCGCCTGGGTCGGCGGCTTCTCCTCCGCCCCGAACACGCGGCCGCCCGAGAAGCTGCTGTCGGACCCGGAGGGGGCCGCGAAGCTGAAGCTCCTCTGGATCTCCTGCGGCGACAAGGACGGGCTCATCAACATCAGCCAGCGCACGCACGCGTACCTCAAGGAGAAGGGCATCCCCCACGTCTGGCACGTCGAGCCCGGCGGCCACGACTTCGACGTCTGGAAGGACGACCTCTACCACTTCGCCCAGCGTCTCTTCCGCTGA
- a CDS encoding tetratricopeptide repeat protein: protein MSKRHYPALTIRVARRYLIDYPDDGVVWMWLGDVLTRMARYEEAEQAIAKALEFCPPDLRRNPLLKMGYLFDAAGDQGQAAAWYRKAIEADPGHAAGRIWLGELLARQGRLHEAEDLLRAGLTCAKGYIDEANLQLGFVLRARERFREAAACFREALRLDPERREARHALRDVEACIRWEERRSRPGRSSLRRREGERDEDERYERLRRLSEGPFPASTIRVARRYLTDYPDDAVAWVRLGEALVKAAHFQEAEGAIARALELFPAEGRRLPLMGMGYLFDAAGDLEKATAWYTNAVEADPDHAAGRIFLGGVLTRQGRLHEAEEVHRAGVACEKGRVDEAYFNLGLVLRCRERFHEAAECFREAIRLDPEYREARSALRDVEACIRWEGRRA, encoded by the coding sequence TTGTCGAAGAGGCATTACCCGGCCCTGACGATCCGCGTCGCGCGCCGATACCTGATCGACTACCCCGACGACGGGGTCGTCTGGATGTGGCTGGGAGACGTCCTGACCAGGATGGCCCGCTACGAGGAAGCCGAGCAGGCGATCGCGAAGGCCCTGGAGTTCTGCCCGCCCGACTTGCGACGAAATCCCCTGTTGAAAATGGGGTACCTCTTCGACGCGGCGGGCGATCAAGGCCAGGCGGCGGCCTGGTATCGAAAGGCCATCGAGGCCGACCCCGGCCACGCGGCCGGCCGGATCTGGCTGGGCGAACTTCTGGCGAGGCAGGGTCGGCTGCACGAGGCCGAAGACCTCCTTCGAGCCGGCCTCACCTGTGCCAAGGGCTACATCGACGAGGCGAATCTCCAGCTGGGCTTCGTGCTGAGGGCCCGCGAGCGCTTCCGCGAGGCCGCCGCCTGCTTCCGGGAAGCGCTTCGACTCGACCCGGAACGTCGCGAGGCGCGACACGCCCTGCGCGACGTCGAGGCCTGCATCAGGTGGGAGGAACGGCGAAGCCGACCCGGCCGATCGAGCCTTCGGCGACGAGAGGGCGAGAGGGACGAGGACGAGCGGTACGAGCGGCTGAGGCGGCTTTCGGAGGGACCGTTCCCGGCCTCGACGATCCGCGTCGCGCGGCGGTACCTGACCGACTATCCCGACGATGCCGTCGCCTGGGTGCGGTTGGGGGAAGCCCTCGTCAAGGCCGCCCACTTCCAGGAAGCCGAGGGGGCGATCGCCAGGGCTCTCGAACTCTTCCCGGCCGAGGGGCGTCGGCTCCCCCTCATGGGCATGGGCTACCTCTTCGACGCGGCGGGAGATCTGGAGAAGGCGACGGCCTGGTATACGAACGCCGTCGAGGCCGATCCCGACCATGCGGCCGGGCGGATCTTCCTGGGCGGCGTGCTGACGAGGCAGGGGCGGCTGCACGAGGCCGAAGAAGTCCATCGGGCCGGCGTCGCCTGCGAAAAGGGCCGCGTCGACGAGGCCTATTTCAATCTGGGCCTGGTGCTGCGGTGCCGCGAGCGGTTCCATGAGGCCGCCGAGTGCTTCCGGGAGGCGATCCGCCTGGACCCGGAATACCGAGAGGCGCGAAGCGCCCTGCGCGACGTCGAGGCCTGCATCAGGTGGGAGGGACGTCGGGCTTGA